Proteins from one Caldanaerovirga acetigignens genomic window:
- the yfcE gene encoding phosphodiesterase, with the protein MRIGIISDTHGSLTAFRKALEILGRCDIILHAGDVLYHGPRNPLPEGYNPKELSEIINSLQIPMLISVGNCDAPIDQMLISVPLQSPYSMLCFDGKKLLLTHGHNMEEKALEELAMRWKVDILVTGHTHVKDIKILPGLLHVNPGSCSLPKDGVPSVALIDSKEVHLIDLNTGQSIKSESLD; encoded by the coding sequence ATGCGAATAGGCATTATCAGCGATACCCACGGGAGCTTGACTGCTTTCAGGAAAGCTCTGGAAATTCTAGGCCGGTGCGATATCATACTCCACGCGGGAGATGTGCTGTACCACGGTCCCCGAAATCCCCTGCCGGAAGGTTATAATCCGAAAGAACTCTCGGAAATTATAAATAGCTTACAAATTCCGATGCTCATTTCTGTCGGCAACTGCGATGCCCCTATCGATCAGATGCTCATTTCCGTTCCGCTTCAGTCACCGTATTCTATGCTCTGCTTTGACGGTAAAAAGCTCCTTTTGACCCATGGCCATAATATGGAGGAAAAAGCTCTTGAAGAGCTTGCAATGAGGTGGAAGGTAGATATACTGGTCACCGGTCATACGCACGTGAAGGATATAAAAATACTGCCGGGACTTTTACACGTAAATCCCGGCTCGTGCTCGCTCCCCAAGGACGGCGTGCCATCGGTAGCATTGATAGATAGTAAAGAGGTTCATCTCATAGACCTGAATACGGGCCAATCCATAAAGTCAGAAAGCCTCGACTGA
- a CDS encoding thioredoxin family protein produces the protein MLLADLYEKGLSYNEFLAKAEPNYKEKFEMFYKNMVLSENTVERIKKIGKKVKVLVFAEPWCPDCMVSLPVMAKMAEINNLIEFAILPKEGHEDFLEKYKYDGKPRIPTLIFMNEDYEELGAFVEIPKFIKEIYERGYQPDIIVARRNYRQGKYPEAIAGDFLEIIEGK, from the coding sequence ATGCTGCTTGCAGATTTATACGAAAAAGGTTTGAGTTACAACGAATTTTTGGCCAAAGCCGAACCGAACTACAAGGAAAAATTCGAGATGTTCTACAAAAATATGGTGCTTTCCGAAAATACCGTGGAGCGGATCAAAAAAATAGGGAAAAAAGTCAAAGTTTTAGTTTTTGCCGAGCCCTGGTGTCCGGACTGCATGGTAAGCCTGCCGGTAATGGCTAAAATGGCCGAAATCAACAATTTAATAGAATTTGCCATCTTGCCAAAGGAAGGACATGAGGATTTTCTCGAGAAATACAAATACGACGGGAAACCCCGTATACCAACCTTAATTTTTATGAACGAGGATTATGAGGAATTAGGGGCCTTTGTGGAGATTCCAAAGTTCATAAAAGAAATTTACGAAAGAGGATACCAGCCGGATATAATAGTGGCAAGGAGAAACTACCGGCAGGGCAAGTATCCGGAAGCTATCGCCGGGGACTTTCTTGAAATAATCGAAGGCAAATGA
- a CDS encoding DUF1284 domain-containing protein: protein MNGGKKTMIQLRGHHLVCLHFYHGEGYPEEYIDNLRNIMEKVKSGEKIRVVCGPDDVCGMCPYLSEGRCGYKEGMDEEVRKLDMKALELLKVSPGEKVNWSEIKEKVASASKDWFLSFCEGCDWERYCSRS, encoded by the coding sequence ATGAATGGGGGAAAGAAAACTATGATCCAGTTGAGGGGGCATCACCTCGTATGCCTGCACTTTTACCACGGCGAGGGTTATCCTGAGGAGTACATCGATAACCTGAGAAATATAATGGAGAAAGTTAAAAGCGGAGAAAAAATCAGGGTCGTTTGCGGGCCTGACGACGTGTGTGGTATGTGTCCTTATTTAAGTGAAGGCCGATGCGGCTATAAAGAAGGCATGGATGAAGAGGTTAGAAAGCTGGATATGAAAGCTTTAGAGCTTTTAAAAGTCAGCCCGGGGGAAAAGGTAAATTGGAGTGAAATAAAAGAAAAAGTCGCATCGGCCTCTAAAGATTGGTTTTTGTCCTTTTGCGAAGGGTGTGACTGGGAAAGATACTGCAGCAGGTCTTGA
- a CDS encoding M20/M25/M40 family metallo-hydrolase, which produces MINNNKDGLLELTLELVKVPSFSCSQGEIELANFIYDRLKELEYFRKNKDNLKLLEIANDELGRSLVFALVKAIPPTSKTIVFIGHYDVVDVENFGALKELAFDPIKYTDRIRNLPLNEDAERDLESGNYLFGRGIMDMKAGLAIQIAFLAEASKNPASLNANIMFLAVPDEENNSAGMRGAIPYLVKFQEEMGLDYIAAINCEPSSPAFSGDTKRYIHLGTVGKIMPFFYVVGKETHVVDWTDGFNANLLLSYINILLEVKTKFIDGKDRQFFSPPLCLKQKDLREAYSVTIPGKGVAYYNYLTVTKLPKEILMEMKNIAEEAFNMTIRHLNDSANEFYKISGRKVDIPWKVKILTYQELFESVKQNFSGDINEYVKKFFKTLPDDLDEREKCITLMGELLKLCPDQDPKVIIGFLPPYYPHRGNLRQTTKEKNILEVVNKIIDFARKEFAEELEMVEYMGGITDLSFFGFQGSREELVFLAENMPGWGNLYDIQIDELVRLDVPVLNIGPSGKDAHKNTERLELDYSFRVVPKLLKLFVEELSQKGIK; this is translated from the coding sequence GTGATAAATAACAACAAAGATGGGCTTTTAGAGTTAACTCTCGAACTGGTAAAGGTTCCGAGTTTTTCTTGCTCGCAGGGTGAGATAGAGCTAGCAAATTTTATTTACGATAGATTGAAGGAACTAGAGTATTTTCGAAAAAATAAAGACAATCTTAAGTTGTTGGAAATAGCAAATGACGAATTAGGAAGAAGTCTGGTATTTGCACTGGTTAAGGCTATACCGCCGACTAGTAAAACAATAGTCTTTATTGGCCATTATGATGTTGTGGATGTAGAAAATTTCGGGGCATTGAAGGAACTAGCTTTCGACCCCATTAAGTACACTGATCGGATTCGAAATTTGCCTTTGAATGAAGATGCCGAAAGAGACTTGGAATCAGGGAATTATTTGTTTGGCAGGGGAATTATGGACATGAAGGCAGGTTTGGCCATTCAGATAGCTTTTCTGGCAGAAGCTTCAAAAAATCCAGCTTCTCTAAATGCAAATATAATGTTTTTGGCAGTTCCGGATGAAGAAAATAACTCGGCGGGGATGCGTGGAGCGATTCCCTATCTTGTCAAATTCCAGGAGGAAATGGGTTTAGACTATATAGCCGCTATCAATTGTGAACCTTCTAGCCCTGCGTTTTCTGGCGATACCAAAAGATATATTCATTTAGGCACTGTAGGGAAGATTATGCCTTTTTTTTACGTTGTGGGAAAAGAAACTCATGTTGTCGACTGGACTGATGGGTTCAATGCCAATCTATTACTTTCATACATAAATATCCTGTTGGAGGTAAAGACGAAGTTTATCGATGGAAAAGACAGGCAGTTTTTCTCCCCGCCGCTGTGTTTAAAACAGAAGGACCTGAGAGAAGCATATTCGGTTACCATTCCTGGAAAGGGAGTGGCCTATTATAACTATTTGACGGTTACTAAGTTGCCGAAGGAAATATTAATGGAGATGAAAAATATTGCCGAAGAAGCTTTTAATATGACTATAAGACATTTAAATGATTCCGCAAATGAATTTTACAAAATTTCGGGAAGGAAAGTAGATATTCCATGGAAAGTAAAAATTCTAACTTATCAAGAATTATTCGAGAGCGTCAAACAGAATTTTTCAGGAGATATAAATGAGTATGTGAAAAAATTTTTTAAAACCCTTCCTGACGACCTGGATGAACGCGAAAAGTGCATAACGTTAATGGGGGAATTGCTGAAATTATGCCCAGACCAAGACCCGAAAGTGATTATCGGATTTCTGCCGCCTTATTATCCTCATCGAGGGAATCTCAGGCAAACCACTAAAGAGAAAAACATTTTAGAAGTGGTAAATAAAATTATTGATTTTGCTCGGAAAGAATTCGCTGAGGAGTTGGAAATGGTTGAGTATATGGGGGGTATAACTGATCTGAGTTTTTTTGGGTTTCAAGGAAGTCGCGAAGAATTGGTTTTCCTTGCGGAAAATATGCCGGGGTGGGGAAATCTTTACGATATCCAAATCGATGAATTGGTTAGACTGGATGTACCTGTCCTGAATATCGGCCCCTCAGGAAAAGATGCCCATAAGAACACGGAGAGGTTAGAACTTGATTACTCATTTAGAGTTGTTCCAAAGCTTTTAAAATTATTTGTAGAAGAGCTGAGTCAAAAAGGGATAAAATGA
- a CDS encoding alanine/ornithine racemase family PLP-dependent enzyme, giving the protein MRRPCVEINIEKIKHNANHLVKQCGEKGIEILGVTKGVCAYLPVVQAMLEGGVKKLGDSRMQNIMSLRKAGVENPIYLIRIPMISETQDVVYYADGSLNSEIDVIKALAREAKKIGKVHKVILMVDVGDLREGVMPEDVLDVVGEILKLEGIEFEGLGTNVGCYGAILPSYENTKILVDLAANIEKKYGIKVKTISGGNTATLSLVERGKLPEGVNQLRVGEGILLGTDVTNFRKVPGTVQDTMKLKTEVIEVKVKPSYPIGEIGRDAFGNIPVYEDKGPMKRAIVALGKQDCRIEGLKPVDDRMEILGASSDHMILDVTDCPEVKVGDVIEFFVDYAAMLSLMTSGYVEKVVIH; this is encoded by the coding sequence ATGAGAAGGCCTTGTGTTGAAATCAATATTGAAAAAATAAAGCACAACGCAAATCACCTTGTGAAGCAATGCGGTGAAAAGGGCATAGAAATATTGGGCGTGACGAAAGGAGTTTGTGCCTATTTGCCGGTTGTTCAGGCGATGCTGGAAGGCGGCGTGAAAAAGCTTGGGGATTCCCGTATGCAAAACATAATGTCTTTGAGAAAGGCAGGCGTAGAAAACCCGATTTATCTAATAAGAATTCCCATGATTTCGGAAACCCAAGACGTGGTATATTACGCCGATGGTAGCCTTAATTCAGAAATAGATGTAATTAAAGCTTTGGCAAGAGAGGCAAAAAAGATTGGGAAAGTCCACAAGGTAATTTTGATGGTGGATGTAGGAGATCTCAGGGAAGGGGTGATGCCGGAAGATGTATTAGATGTGGTTGGAGAAATTTTAAAATTAGAAGGCATAGAGTTTGAAGGCCTTGGCACCAATGTCGGTTGTTACGGGGCGATACTTCCAAGCTACGAAAACACGAAAATTCTGGTTGATTTGGCGGCTAATATCGAAAAAAAGTACGGTATTAAGGTTAAGACCATTTCAGGAGGCAATACTGCGACGTTGTCGCTCGTTGAAAGAGGCAAACTGCCTGAAGGGGTAAACCAGCTTAGAGTGGGTGAAGGTATTCTGCTGGGCACCGATGTTACTAATTTCAGAAAAGTGCCAGGAACCGTTCAGGATACAATGAAGCTTAAAACCGAAGTAATAGAAGTCAAGGTAAAGCCTTCATACCCCATCGGCGAAATAGGTCGGGACGCTTTCGGAAATATACCGGTGTATGAGGACAAAGGCCCCATGAAAAGAGCGATAGTCGCCTTGGGAAAGCAGGATTGCCGGATTGAAGGATTGAAACCAGTGGATGACAGAATGGAAATTCTAGGTGCGAGCAGCGATCATATGATACTGGATGTGACCGATTGTCCGGAAGTCAAGGTCGGCGACGTGATAGAATTTTTTGTGGATTACGCGGCAATGCTAAGTCTTATGACTTCCGGTTATGTGGAGAAAGTAGTGATTCATTAA
- a CDS encoding sigma-54 interaction domain-containing protein, with product MSAGLLDEFYSEILENLDVGIHVVDSNGKTVFYNSAMGKLERLEPESVVGKGLFEIFPSLSGETSTLYQVLKTGKAIVDRVQTYFNYRGQRITTINTTLPLKKDGEILGAVEIAKDITALREMSEKVIFLQDSTKGKVSRENLSPFTRFTFEDIIGESPAIKKAIYMAKKAAITSSAVLIFGETGTGKELFAQSIHNASPRKGKPFIAQNCAALPETLLEGILFGTVKGGFTGAVDRPGLFEQADGGTLLLDEINSMGINLQAKLLRVLQERAVRRVGGASLIPVDVRVIATTNEDPIEGTKKGAIRKDLFYRLGVVYIKIPPLRERREDIPVLIKYFIEKFNERFGKKVKGVSEKVGRIFSEYDWPGNVRELENAIEGAMNMLGDEKYIDVEHIPFYITENFCKANADFKTEPSSKSELPLEEAIESLEREIILKALKECEGNITKAAERLKIKRQTLQYKIKKYKLI from the coding sequence ATGTCCGCCGGGCTTTTAGACGAATTTTATAGTGAGATATTGGAAAACTTGGATGTGGGAATTCATGTCGTGGACAGCAACGGCAAAACGGTGTTTTACAATTCGGCCATGGGCAAATTGGAAAGGCTAGAGCCGGAAAGCGTGGTGGGGAAAGGCCTATTTGAGATATTCCCCTCTTTAAGCGGGGAAACGAGTACCCTGTACCAGGTTTTAAAAACGGGGAAAGCTATCGTCGACCGCGTTCAGACTTATTTTAACTACAGGGGCCAGCGGATAACCACCATAAATACGACTTTGCCTTTGAAAAAAGATGGCGAAATCCTTGGCGCTGTAGAAATTGCCAAGGACATTACGGCTTTGCGGGAAATGTCAGAGAAGGTGATATTTCTACAGGATTCAACAAAAGGAAAAGTTTCACGGGAAAATCTTTCTCCTTTTACAAGATTCACCTTTGAAGATATAATAGGTGAAAGTCCTGCAATTAAAAAAGCCATTTATATGGCAAAGAAAGCAGCAATTACATCATCGGCGGTGCTGATTTTTGGAGAAACGGGGACCGGCAAGGAACTGTTTGCCCAGAGCATCCACAATGCCAGTCCAAGGAAGGGAAAACCTTTTATAGCCCAAAATTGTGCAGCCCTTCCGGAAACCTTGCTGGAGGGCATACTCTTCGGTACGGTAAAAGGGGGATTCACCGGCGCGGTGGACAGGCCCGGACTTTTTGAACAGGCGGATGGCGGCACCTTGCTGCTGGATGAAATAAACTCGATGGGGATAAATCTTCAGGCAAAGCTACTCCGGGTTCTGCAGGAAAGGGCCGTGAGGCGGGTGGGTGGCGCAAGCCTCATCCCCGTCGATGTAAGGGTTATAGCGACGACTAACGAAGACCCTATCGAAGGCACTAAAAAGGGCGCTATAAGAAAGGACTTGTTTTATAGACTTGGAGTGGTGTATATAAAAATACCGCCCCTTAGGGAAAGAAGGGAAGACATCCCGGTCCTTATTAAATATTTCATTGAAAAGTTTAACGAGAGATTTGGCAAAAAAGTAAAAGGAGTATCGGAGAAAGTCGGGAGAATATTTAGCGAATACGATTGGCCCGGCAACGTTAGGGAACTGGAAAATGCGATAGAAGGCGCCATGAATATGCTCGGAGATGAGAAATACATAGATGTGGAACATATTCCCTTTTATATTACGGAGAATTTTTGTAAAGCCAATGCAGACTTTAAAACTGAGCCTTCGTCGAAAAGCGAGCTGCCTCTGGAGGAAGCAATTGAGAGCCTCGAGAGAGAAATTATATTAAAGGCTTTAAAAGAATGCGAAGGAAATATCACCAAAGCTGCTGAGAGATTGAAAATAAAACGGCAGACCCTGCAGTATAAGATAAAAAAATATAAGTTGATATGA
- the nhaC gene encoding Na+/H+ antiporter NhaC translates to MQPRKPYLYEALFSVLALITVMGISLIKYHTDPHVPMLIGSFFASIVAVRLGYKWKDIEKGMIDGISQALQAVIILTIIGILIGVWILAGVVPTMIYYGLNIISPKFFLLAALLICSITSLATGTSWGTAGTIGIALMGIGKGLGIPAPLVAGAVISGAYFGDKMSPLSDTTNLAPAVAGTDIFSHIKHMIYTTGVSYTIAAILYLFLGFRFGSETLDISTIKEIQRILAEQFNINPLLLIPPLAVITCVALKVPAIPGITLGIFLGAIEAFIFQSADLGQILNAGYSGFVSETGNQMIDELLTAGGMTAMMYSISLTITSMMFGGIMERTGQLEVILEALLKRVRSAGGLVCSTIFTCVASNMLLPEQYISIVVPGRMYAKAYREKGLHPKNLSRALEDAGTLTSALVPWNTCGAFMKGVLGVSATAYAPWAFVNYINPIVSIIYGFTGFTIERLKDDAKS, encoded by the coding sequence ATGCAACCGAGAAAACCTTATCTTTATGAAGCACTTTTTTCTGTTTTAGCACTAATTACAGTCATGGGAATAAGTTTGATTAAGTATCACACCGACCCCCACGTCCCAATGTTAATAGGTTCTTTTTTTGCTAGCATCGTAGCTGTAAGACTAGGCTATAAATGGAAAGACATCGAAAAAGGCATGATTGACGGTATTTCCCAGGCTCTGCAGGCGGTTATAATTTTGACAATAATTGGAATTTTGATAGGTGTGTGGATTTTAGCCGGAGTTGTTCCCACTATGATATATTATGGCCTCAATATTATTTCACCAAAGTTTTTTCTACTCGCTGCACTTCTTATATGTTCCATTACTTCCCTTGCTACTGGTACATCGTGGGGGACAGCAGGTACGATAGGTATTGCTCTGATGGGTATAGGCAAAGGGCTTGGAATACCGGCTCCGCTGGTGGCCGGAGCTGTCATATCGGGGGCGTATTTTGGGGACAAAATGTCGCCTCTTTCGGATACCACTAATCTTGCACCGGCTGTAGCTGGGACGGATATTTTTTCTCATATTAAGCACATGATTTATACAACAGGTGTAAGCTATACTATAGCCGCAATATTGTACCTTTTTTTGGGATTTCGTTTTGGTTCGGAGACTTTAGATATTTCGACTATTAAGGAAATACAGCGGATTCTTGCCGAACAGTTTAACATAAATCCTCTATTACTTATTCCTCCACTGGCTGTTATAACCTGTGTAGCTTTAAAAGTTCCAGCTATTCCCGGAATAACTTTAGGCATTTTTTTAGGAGCGATAGAGGCTTTCATATTTCAAAGTGCTGATTTGGGCCAGATTTTGAATGCTGGGTATTCTGGATTCGTAAGTGAAACTGGTAATCAAATGATAGACGAGCTCTTAACAGCAGGTGGAATGACCGCAATGATGTATTCTATTTCATTAACCATTACATCTATGATGTTCGGTGGTATAATGGAGAGGACCGGGCAACTGGAGGTTATTTTGGAGGCGCTTTTGAAGCGCGTAAGAAGTGCGGGCGGTTTGGTATGTTCCACAATTTTTACGTGCGTTGCCAGCAATATGCTGCTGCCTGAGCAGTATATCTCTATAGTTGTGCCTGGCAGGATGTACGCAAAAGCATATAGAGAAAAAGGGCTTCACCCAAAAAACCTTTCACGGGCGCTGGAAGACGCAGGCACCCTCACTTCTGCTTTGGTCCCATGGAATACATGCGGCGCTTTTATGAAGGGGGTTCTCGGGGTTTCGGCAACCGCCTATGCACCATGGGCATTTGTGAACTACATTAATCCTATCGTTTCTATTATTTATGGTTTTACAGGATTTACCATAGAAAGGCTCAAAGACGATGCTAAAAGCTGA
- a CDS encoding CCA tRNA nucleotidyltransferase has product MELNIKIPAVVKEICHKFKSRGYQAFVVGGTIRDALLQRENPDYDIATDAMPEEILSIFPQAIPYGNFGTVLLLAENTKIEITPFRNDAPGRKPCYSFGGTIYTDLARRDFTINSMAYDPISSEFIDPFGGLQDLKSRVIKCTGNTRRIWEDPLRALRAARFQAQLGFTIEPSTLYALKAHAHLLDTISRERIRDELLKLITSDHPFDGLVTLVITGLMEHIIPELLEGMGMQHNNKPNDVLEHNLLACKYVKNSPHLRLAALLHDVGKPRCAVEKEGILEFPGHHTTSLEMAKAILKNLRFDNYTAKKVLMLIEHHMFIYAPDTPLSEARRLISKVGWENIYNLIELRKADRLASGFEEAVGPGLRKLISDLEKLKKEKSDYQIKDLDISGKDLIEELGIRPGPLVGKLLNMLLEKVLENPELNRREILLEVARKNLEGGILCE; this is encoded by the coding sequence ATGGAATTAAACATAAAAATCCCGGCTGTCGTAAAAGAAATATGCCATAAATTTAAGTCGCGGGGCTACCAGGCTTTCGTCGTCGGCGGTACCATAAGGGATGCATTGCTGCAAAGAGAAAACCCAGACTACGACATCGCTACCGACGCCATGCCGGAAGAAATTTTGTCAATCTTTCCTCAGGCTATTCCCTACGGCAACTTCGGCACTGTGCTTCTTTTGGCGGAAAATACAAAAATAGAAATAACCCCTTTTCGTAACGACGCCCCGGGTAGAAAGCCCTGCTACTCTTTCGGAGGCACAATCTATACGGACCTTGCCCGCCGGGATTTTACCATAAATTCAATGGCTTACGACCCCATATCTTCGGAATTCATAGATCCTTTTGGTGGACTTCAGGATTTGAAATCCCGGGTGATAAAATGCACAGGAAATACCAGGCGAATCTGGGAAGACCCGCTCAGGGCCTTGAGGGCAGCGCGGTTTCAGGCGCAATTGGGCTTTACAATAGAACCTTCCACTCTTTACGCCCTTAAAGCCCACGCCCATCTTTTGGACACGATTTCCCGCGAAAGGATAAGGGACGAGCTTTTGAAACTTATAACGTCCGATCACCCCTTCGACGGCCTGGTGACCCTAGTCATCACCGGACTCATGGAGCATATCATACCAGAACTTTTGGAAGGCATGGGAATGCAGCACAACAACAAGCCGAACGATGTCCTCGAACATAACCTTCTTGCTTGCAAGTACGTAAAAAATTCCCCTCACCTTCGCCTCGCGGCTCTGCTCCACGATGTGGGGAAACCCCGGTGTGCCGTAGAAAAAGAAGGAATTCTGGAATTCCCTGGTCACCATACTACGTCGCTGGAAATGGCAAAAGCCATATTGAAAAATCTGCGATTTGACAACTATACCGCAAAAAAAGTCCTTATGCTCATCGAACATCACATGTTCATCTACGCGCCTGATACTCCTCTATCCGAAGCAAGAAGACTCATTTCAAAAGTGGGGTGGGAAAACATATACAATTTAATCGAGCTTAGAAAAGCTGATCGCCTGGCCAGCGGTTTTGAGGAGGCCGTAGGGCCCGGACTTAGAAAACTTATTTCGGACCTTGAAAAATTGAAAAAAGAAAAATCCGATTATCAGATAAAGGACCTCGATATCTCCGGAAAAGACCTGATAGAGGAGCTTGGAATCCGGCCGGGCCCGCTGGTGGGAAAGCTCCTTAACATGCTTTTAGAAAAAGTCCTCGAAAATCCCGAGCTAAACCGCAGGGAAATCCTGCTGGAAGTTGCAAGAAAAAATCTGGAAGGAGGAATTTTATGCGAATAG
- the purD gene encoding phosphoribosylamine--glycine ligase codes for MKVLVVGSGGREHALVWKIAQSPYVKKIYSAPGNAGISKLAECVDIKAEDIERIADFAEKEGIDLTVVGPEAPLVEGIVDEFEKRKLKIFGPNKTAAQIEGSKVFAKNLMKRYGIPTAEYEVFDDYEKALRYVENSNMPIVVKAEGLAAGKGVVVARTSQEAQNAIKAMMKDGVFGKAGRRVVIEEFLEGREVTVMAFCDGKTAKIMESSRDYKRVFDGDEGPNTGGMGAVSPAYYYTDDVSEYVRENIIRKTLEAMEKEGALFKGVLYAGLMLTSKGPKVLEFNCRFGDPETQSVLPRLKSDLVEIIIKVLEGRLSEADIEWSKEKAVCVVLASGGYPGAFEKGKEVTGIEDVEKEGAVVFHAGTALQNGKVVTAGGRVLGVTALGKTEEEARDKAYRAASKIYFEGMHFRKDIGLTS; via the coding sequence ATGAAGGTACTTGTAGTTGGCAGCGGGGGAAGAGAACATGCCCTTGTCTGGAAGATAGCCCAGAGCCCTTATGTAAAAAAGATTTATTCAGCTCCCGGCAATGCAGGCATTTCGAAACTTGCTGAGTGTGTGGACATTAAAGCCGAAGATATCGAAAGAATTGCAGATTTTGCAGAAAAGGAAGGCATAGACCTTACTGTAGTGGGACCTGAAGCGCCGCTGGTGGAGGGCATCGTCGACGAGTTCGAAAAAAGAAAGCTCAAGATATTCGGACCGAATAAAACAGCAGCCCAAATCGAAGGGAGCAAGGTTTTTGCAAAAAATCTTATGAAAAGATACGGAATACCTACTGCTGAATATGAGGTATTTGACGATTATGAAAAAGCTCTCCGATATGTAGAAAATTCTAACATGCCCATTGTGGTCAAGGCGGAAGGCCTCGCGGCAGGAAAAGGGGTCGTAGTGGCAAGGACAAGTCAAGAAGCCCAAAATGCCATTAAGGCAATGATGAAGGATGGGGTTTTCGGAAAGGCCGGCAGGCGTGTAGTTATTGAAGAATTTCTAGAAGGCCGCGAAGTGACCGTAATGGCTTTCTGTGATGGGAAAACCGCAAAGATTATGGAGAGCAGCAGGGATTACAAAAGAGTATTTGATGGGGATGAAGGCCCCAATACGGGGGGTATGGGGGCCGTTTCCCCTGCATACTATTACACAGATGATGTTTCGGAATACGTGAGAGAAAATATAATCCGAAAAACCCTCGAAGCCATGGAAAAGGAAGGTGCTCTATTTAAAGGGGTGCTTTATGCAGGCCTCATGCTGACTTCGAAAGGGCCGAAGGTTCTTGAGTTCAACTGCCGCTTTGGCGATCCCGAAACCCAGTCGGTTTTGCCGAGGCTAAAGAGCGACCTTGTGGAGATAATTATAAAGGTTTTGGAGGGAAGGCTTTCCGAAGCCGACATCGAATGGAGCAAGGAAAAGGCGGTCTGTGTAGTCCTAGCATCAGGGGGTTATCCCGGTGCCTTTGAAAAAGGAAAGGAAGTAACAGGAATAGAGGATGTGGAAAAAGAAGGAGCCGTTGTTTTTCACGCGGGAACGGCTTTGCAGAATGGGAAAGTAGTCACCGCTGGCGGAAGGGTACTAGGTGTCACCGCTTTGGGCAAGACCGAAGAAGAGGCAAGAGATAAGGCATACAGGGCGGCGTCGAAGATTTACTTTGAAGGAATGCACTTTAGGAAGGATATAGGATTGACATCTTAA